One Desulfonatronovibrio hydrogenovorans DSM 9292 DNA segment encodes these proteins:
- a CDS encoding response regulator, giving the protein MANIAVLDDVYDAGILVKRILKRKGHTVHPFTEEQDYLSFIGQEPVELAILDIKLKKLSGVEVLEESKKISPQTKVIMLTGFPTIETAQRCLQLGADEYLVKPIDKHELEEKVEKVLNEKQSG; this is encoded by the coding sequence ATGGCGAACATTGCCGTACTTGACGACGTATATGATGCTGGAATCCTTGTAAAAAGAATTCTGAAAAGAAAAGGACATACAGTCCATCCCTTTACCGAAGAACAGGATTATCTGTCATTCATTGGTCAGGAGCCGGTGGAACTGGCCATTTTGGACATAAAACTAAAAAAACTGAGCGGGGTTGAAGTCCTTGAGGAGAGCAAAAAGATCTCCCCCCAAACCAAAGTGATCATGCTGACTGGATTCCCCACCATTGAAACAGCCCAGAGGTGCCTCCAGTTGGGAGCTGATGAATACCTGGTCAAGCCCATTGACAAACATGAACTGGAGGAAAAGGTTGAAAAGGTCCTGAACGAAAAGCAATCCGGTTAA
- a CDS encoding ATP-binding protein, with protein MTRLLPDFLHGLKFRTKITLGVAGMLVFCGLGIGIILSNMSSKALLEEGRKRGMALTSGLAFRMAEPILAMDFLQMKNLIDNVHGQYEDVVYVFLTDASDNILSHTFSGGFPTDLLTVNLDGNETQPVLLSTEQGLIYDFNAKVALGERNLGTVRLGLSRSEMDAQIHRQRLTSLFSTLGVVGLGVLLASWFSRTVTYRLNRLRESAEEVVMGNLDVQAGFNLDQNCWQIMNCQRKECPAYGDVKRRCWYLAGTLCPDCKDREYPYKMDSCRSCPVYKHNFGDEIQDLAEAFDVMAITIKTHIEELTEREKTIARQQGLLKTIMNVTPDFITLQDKDLRYKFASKAFCDYFHLKENEVVGKTDFDIFSGQQADLNYHEDMQILITGQALSKEITFDRPEGRKWLHVIKVPVYDQDESIIGLLLTARDITMLKKYQEQLIQSQKMEDLGRLAGGVAHEINTPLGIILGYAQLLMEDIEDEDLLDDLKIIEKQTKVCRKIVADLLGFSRYSQSATETVDVNESIQEVIKLVEHIFSLNHIKILNDLDRHIPPLTGDKERLKQVWLNMLNNAADAIGQDGAIYIKSKLCAHRQRLVVSIADTGKGIEDENLSKIFDPFFTTKQVGKGTGLGLSVSFGIIKDHGGKISALSPPPVEYLPDDFPRSEHFGPGTVFIIELPLDHDQETDTEDKNGEHCRT; from the coding sequence TTGACTAGACTATTGCCCGACTTTCTGCATGGTCTGAAATTCAGGACCAAAATTACCCTGGGTGTGGCAGGCATGCTGGTTTTCTGCGGACTGGGCATTGGTATCATCCTGTCCAACATGTCTTCTAAAGCCCTTCTGGAGGAAGGCAGAAAAAGAGGCATGGCCCTGACTTCCGGGCTGGCCTTCCGCATGGCTGAACCCATACTGGCCATGGACTTCCTGCAGATGAAGAATCTCATCGACAATGTCCATGGCCAGTATGAGGACGTTGTTTACGTATTTCTGACCGATGCCAGCGACAACATCCTGTCTCACACTTTTTCCGGTGGGTTTCCCACTGATCTGCTCACTGTCAACCTGGACGGTAACGAGACCCAGCCGGTTCTTTTGTCCACTGAACAGGGGCTGATTTATGACTTTAACGCCAAAGTGGCCTTGGGAGAGAGGAACCTTGGTACGGTCCGGCTGGGCCTGTCCAGGAGTGAAATGGACGCCCAGATCCACCGTCAAAGACTTACCAGCCTGTTCAGCACCCTGGGAGTGGTGGGCCTTGGAGTTCTTCTGGCTTCCTGGTTTTCCCGCACAGTTACTTATCGTCTGAACAGACTGAGGGAGTCGGCCGAAGAAGTGGTCATGGGCAACCTTGATGTCCAGGCCGGGTTCAATCTTGATCAAAACTGCTGGCAAATCATGAATTGCCAGCGCAAAGAATGTCCGGCCTATGGAGATGTCAAGCGCCGCTGCTGGTATCTGGCCGGGACCCTTTGCCCGGACTGCAAGGACCGTGAATACCCGTATAAGATGGATTCGTGCAGGTCCTGTCCAGTGTACAAGCATAATTTTGGAGATGAGATCCAGGATCTGGCCGAGGCCTTTGACGTAATGGCCATCACCATAAAAACCCATATTGAGGAGTTGACTGAGCGGGAAAAGACCATTGCCAGGCAGCAGGGGCTTTTAAAGACCATCATGAATGTAACCCCGGATTTTATCACCCTGCAGGACAAAGACTTGAGGTACAAGTTCGCCAGCAAGGCCTTTTGCGATTATTTTCACCTCAAGGAAAACGAGGTGGTGGGCAAGACCGATTTTGATATCTTTTCCGGACAACAGGCTGACCTCAACTATCATGAGGATATGCAGATCCTCATTACCGGACAGGCCCTGTCCAAAGAAATAACCTTTGATCGTCCCGAAGGCCGGAAATGGCTGCATGTGATCAAGGTCCCGGTATATGATCAGGATGAGAGCATTATCGGGCTGCTGCTGACTGCCCGGGACATAACCATGCTTAAAAAATATCAGGAACAGCTCATCCAGTCCCAGAAGATGGAGGACCTGGGCCGTCTGGCCGGGGGTGTGGCCCACGAAATCAATACTCCCCTTGGAATCATCCTCGGCTACGCCCAGCTGCTCATGGAAGACATTGAAGATGAAGACCTTTTGGATGACCTGAAAATAATTGAAAAACAGACCAAGGTCTGCCGCAAGATCGTGGCTGATCTCCTTGGCTTTTCCAGATATTCCCAGTCAGCCACAGAAACCGTGGATGTCAATGAATCCATCCAGGAAGTCATAAAGCTGGTGGAACACATCTTTTCCCTCAACCATATCAAAATCCTTAACGACCTGGACAGACACATCCCCCCCCTGACCGGAGACAAGGAACGTCTCAAGCAGGTCTGGCTCAACATGCTCAATAATGCAGCCGATGCCATAGGACAGGATGGTGCCATCTACATCAAATCCAAGCTCTGTGCCCACAGACAGAGACTGGTGGTCAGCATCGCTGACACCGGCAAGGGCATTGAGGATGAAAATTTAAGCAAGATATTTGATCCCTTTTTCACCACCAAGCAAGTGGGCAAAGGAACCGGCCTTGGACTTTCAGTCTCCTTTGGAATAATCAAGGATCACGGAGGAAAGATATCCGCCCTCAGCCCTCCCCCGGTTGAATACCTCCCGGACGACTTTCCCAGATCCGAACACTTTGGTCCTGGCACAGTCTTCATCATTGAACTGCCCCTGGACCATGATCAAGAAACAGACACGGAGGATAAAAATGGCGAACATTGCCGTACTTGA
- a CDS encoding phosphate/phosphite/phosphonate ABC transporter substrate-binding protein, which translates to MPGKLPYFFILLSVFIFSSCTDREEATKVSLEKREEITFRPQLPALTYAYLPQYSHTESFQRHHRLVEYLSEQTGLPIRQVFPDTFDDHINMFGQGKIDISYSNPFIYVKLANRFGARAMTRIIEEDGQAEFRGQIIARADNHDINTIEDCRGKSWVAVDPSSAGGYLFPLGHFVDHGIELNDFREVVFAGGRQENVILGVLAGLHDIGSIREGSLSVVEDKIDINQIKIIDNTRSYPGWVYAYSPWLPEEIVQQIRDAMLNLDYEHDHEHRAILEAARFIGFIPSDDQDFDPVRELSQKVGLELD; encoded by the coding sequence ATGCCCGGCAAGCTGCCGTATTTTTTTATCCTCCTGTCTGTCTTCATCTTTTCTTCCTGCACGGACAGGGAAGAGGCAACCAAGGTGTCTCTGGAAAAAAGAGAGGAGATTACTTTCAGGCCCCAACTCCCGGCTCTGACCTATGCCTATCTCCCCCAGTACTCCCATACCGAATCCTTTCAGCGCCATCACCGGCTGGTGGAATACCTGTCAGAACAGACCGGGCTGCCCATCAGGCAGGTTTTTCCAGACACCTTTGACGATCATATCAATATGTTCGGTCAGGGAAAGATCGATATCTCCTATTCCAACCCATTTATTTACGTCAAGCTGGCCAACCGGTTCGGAGCCAGAGCCATGACCAGAATCATCGAAGAAGACGGACAGGCGGAATTCCGGGGGCAGATTATTGCCCGGGCTGACAACCATGACATCAACACCATTGAAGACTGCCGGGGTAAATCATGGGTTGCTGTTGATCCTTCGTCAGCAGGCGGCTATCTGTTCCCTCTAGGGCATTTTGTGGACCACGGCATAGAACTAAATGATTTCAGAGAAGTAGTCTTTGCAGGTGGAAGGCAGGAAAATGTGATCCTGGGCGTACTGGCCGGACTCCACGATATTGGGTCCATCAGGGAAGGTTCCTTGAGCGTTGTTGAGGATAAAATTGACATCAACCAGATTAAAATCATCGACAACACCAGGTCTTACCCCGGATGGGTCTACGCCTACAGTCCCTGGCTTCCTGAAGAGATTGTCCAGCAGATCAGGGACGCCATGCTCAACCTGGACTACGAGCATGACCACGAACACAGAGCCATTCTGGAGGCTGCCAGATTTATCGGCTTTATTCCCTCTGATGATCAGGATTTTGATCCGGTCAGAGAACTGAGCCAAAAAGTAGGACTGGAACTTGACTAG
- a CDS encoding FmdE family protein, translating into MQIGTYNFDEFIEVVRNFHGSPAPGIIIGGMMVDMARENLPPDTIFDAIAETPKCLPDAIQILTLCTIGNGWLKIINLGRYALTFYDKYNGKGIRVYIDLEKLKKWPEIHAWLLKLKPKKDQDFDQLMSQIKEAGQGMFSASPVQVDLDQLSRKKMAGIVICPICQEPFPGNDGAACRGCHGDSPYLEQMECPPEPDLEKIPLEKAVGREAVHDMTGIDPEADFKGPVIKRGQEISIGDMCRLQQIGRQNIFSGPPPDQEKWIHEDQAAMGFARAMAGPGVVYDLPPREGKIDFKAEKNGLLVINKDNLLAFNLVPQVICASRQNHVMVNKDTVIAGTRAIPLYLSRSSYEKAMQVLEAGPLLQVLPLPSVKAGLLITGTEVYEGIIKDRFEPIITDKVQKLGSEVIKTVICPDNREKIKDSIKDLLAFGSELIVTTAGLSVDPDDVTRKGIEDAGAQDILYGAPILPGAMTMLTRIDSVPVIGVPACALYFKTTSFDLLLPRILAGIKLTRLDLAQMADGGLCLACKSCTYPKCPFGK; encoded by the coding sequence ATGCAGATCGGAACTTATAATTTTGATGAATTTATTGAGGTTGTCAGAAACTTTCACGGAAGCCCGGCTCCAGGGATAATCATTGGCGGGATGATGGTGGACATGGCCCGGGAAAACCTCCCCCCGGACACCATTTTCGATGCCATTGCCGAGACCCCCAAATGTCTGCCCGACGCCATCCAGATTTTGACCCTGTGCACCATCGGCAACGGCTGGCTGAAGATCATCAATCTGGGAAGATACGCCCTGACTTTTTACGACAAGTACAATGGAAAAGGGATCCGGGTTTACATTGACCTGGAAAAACTGAAAAAATGGCCTGAAATACATGCCTGGCTCCTGAAATTGAAGCCCAAGAAAGATCAGGACTTTGACCAGCTCATGTCTCAGATCAAAGAGGCTGGTCAGGGCATGTTTTCAGCCAGCCCCGTCCAGGTGGACCTAGACCAGCTTTCCAGGAAGAAGATGGCTGGTATCGTCATCTGCCCCATCTGCCAAGAGCCCTTTCCCGGCAACGATGGTGCCGCCTGCAGAGGATGCCACGGAGACAGTCCCTACCTGGAGCAGATGGAATGCCCTCCCGAGCCTGACCTGGAAAAAATCCCCCTGGAAAAGGCTGTCGGCCGGGAAGCAGTCCATGACATGACCGGCATTGATCCGGAAGCAGACTTTAAAGGGCCGGTCATCAAGAGAGGACAGGAGATAAGTATCGGCGACATGTGCAGGCTGCAGCAGATTGGCAGGCAGAACATATTCTCCGGCCCTCCTCCAGACCAGGAAAAATGGATTCATGAAGACCAGGCAGCCATGGGGTTTGCCCGGGCCATGGCTGGACCCGGTGTTGTCTATGATCTGCCTCCCAGGGAAGGCAAGATTGATTTCAAGGCAGAAAAGAACGGACTGCTGGTTATAAATAAGGACAACCTCCTGGCCTTTAACCTGGTTCCTCAGGTCATCTGCGCTTCAAGACAAAACCATGTCATGGTCAATAAGGATACTGTCATTGCAGGGACCAGGGCAATTCCCTTGTATCTTTCCAGATCCAGCTATGAAAAGGCAATGCAGGTCCTTGAAGCCGGGCCCCTGCTTCAGGTCCTGCCCCTGCCCTCAGTCAAGGCTGGGCTGCTCATAACCGGGACAGAAGTATATGAAGGCATCATCAAGGACCGGTTTGAACCCATCATCACAGACAAGGTCCAGAAGCTGGGTTCAGAAGTAATCAAAACCGTCATCTGCCCTGACAACCGGGAAAAGATCAAAGATTCCATCAAGGATCTTCTTGCTTTTGGATCTGAACTCATTGTCACCACAGCCGGCCTGTCAGTGGACCCTGATGACGTGACCAGGAAAGGGATTGAAGATGCAGGAGCCCAGGATATCCTTTACGGTGCGCCCATCCTGCCCGGAGCCATGACCATGCTTACCAGGATAGACTCTGTGCCTGTCATTGGGGTTCCGGCCTGTGCCCTTTATTTCAAGACGACCAGCTTTGACCTGCTTTTGCCCAGGATATTGGCCGGAATCAAATTAACCAGGCTGGATCTGGCTCAGATGGCGGACGGTGGACTGTGCCTGGCCTGCAAGTCCTGCACATACCCCAAGTGTCCGTTCGGAAAATAG
- a CDS encoding sulfite exporter TauE/SafE family protein — protein MRLLSATAAAVILMALSIIAVPDMVNADALTQAILETPSGTGPGQIDPKAEPGYLGIPGGPQVNLILAFFWAIWVGWIFSTVGAFGGIMAGIGHITIYGLGNYADSFRNTSPGLNRTITDSIRVSNQFMGGLSALVSTINYLKLGRLVWPVGLALALGSILGSYLVPTLTAGKVSFRDYIGYFGLFVLLLGCWMLYETTPSGQKRKKKAKQAAQAFEATMKKKRSGQTIDTKELGVKVMSMNLKKIVFTFFGVEFSFNPLLPVMGGFAIASIAAFLGVGGGFILVPFLTSVAGLPMYLAAGTSAMAVLIGMLTSITSYMLQGVMVHWPLIGTQLVGIVAGSMVGPRTSQYIPDKILTRIFIILAFYVGLNYMARGFLGKDIIGLIFG, from the coding sequence ATGCGCTTACTTTCAGCAACTGCAGCTGCTGTTATTCTAATGGCTTTATCTATTATTGCTGTTCCGGACATGGTTAATGCCGATGCACTAACCCAGGCCATACTGGAGACACCATCTGGAACCGGGCCAGGACAGATTGATCCAAAAGCAGAGCCAGGTTATCTTGGGATTCCCGGTGGGCCTCAGGTCAACCTGATTCTGGCTTTTTTCTGGGCCATCTGGGTTGGCTGGATATTTTCCACGGTGGGAGCCTTTGGCGGAATCATGGCCGGCATAGGGCATATAACCATATATGGGCTTGGCAACTATGCTGACAGCTTCAGAAATACATCTCCCGGCCTGAACAGAACCATCACCGATTCCATCAGGGTCTCAAACCAATTCATGGGAGGATTGTCAGCTTTGGTCTCAACCATAAATTACCTAAAGCTGGGAAGGCTGGTCTGGCCGGTTGGCCTGGCTCTGGCCCTGGGCTCCATCCTCGGAAGCTACCTTGTGCCCACCCTGACTGCAGGCAAAGTGTCCTTCAGGGACTATATAGGATATTTCGGACTTTTTGTCCTTCTTCTCGGTTGCTGGATGCTTTACGAAACAACTCCTTCCGGTCAGAAGAGAAAGAAAAAGGCCAAACAGGCTGCCCAGGCCTTTGAAGCAACCATGAAAAAGAAAAGATCCGGTCAGACCATTGACACCAAAGAACTAGGAGTCAAGGTCATGAGCATGAACCTGAAAAAGATTGTCTTTACTTTCTTTGGAGTTGAATTTTCCTTTAATCCGCTGCTTCCGGTAATGGGAGGCTTTGCCATTGCCTCCATTGCAGCTTTTCTCGGAGTGGGCGGAGGTTTCATCCTGGTGCCTTTTTTAACCAGTGTAGCAGGCCTGCCCATGTATCTGGCTGCAGGTACATCAGCCATGGCCGTTCTCATTGGCATGCTGACCAGCATCACCAGCTACATGCTGCAGGGAGTGATGGTCCATTGGCCCCTTATCGGAACTCAGCTGGTGGGCATTGTTGCAGGCTCCATGGTCGGACCCAGGACATCCCAATACATTCCAGACAAAATCCTGACCAGAATCTTTATAATTCTGGCCTTTTATGTCGGCCTGAACTACATGGCCAGAGGCTTTCTGGGTAAAGATATCATCGGCCTCATCTTCGGCTGA
- a CDS encoding sulfite exporter TauE/SafE family protein: MPKKLFLISFLVLVMLTLALGGTALADRLTEGINQGIASGVVNPGDEPGYLGIPGGPQINLILAFLWAIWVGWIFSTVGAFGGIMAGIGHITIYGLGNYAQGFRETAPTLNRSVTDSIRVSNQFMVGLSALVSTFNYLKLGRLVWPVGIFLAAGSILGSWLIPTLTAGRISFREYVGYFGIFVLVLGIYMLYETTPAGQKRKKKAKEAAQAFEATMKKKRAGEAVDTTELGVKVISMNLKKVAFTFYGVEFSFNPIFPIVGGFIIAAIAAFLGVGGGFMLVPFLTSIAGLPMYLAAGTSAMAVLIGMITSILSYMVAGVLVHWPLIGTQLVGIVVGSMIGPRTSQYIPDKVLTRIFIVLAFYVGLNFMARGFIGKDLIQLITGG, translated from the coding sequence ATGCCCAAAAAACTTTTTTTAATCAGCTTTCTCGTGCTCGTAATGCTTACCCTGGCCTTGGGTGGAACAGCCCTGGCCGACCGGCTGACTGAAGGCATCAACCAGGGAATTGCCTCTGGTGTTGTCAACCCAGGGGATGAACCCGGCTATCTGGGTATCCCTGGAGGTCCCCAGATCAACCTGATTCTGGCTTTTTTGTGGGCCATCTGGGTTGGCTGGATATTCTCCACTGTGGGAGCCTTTGGCGGAATCATGGCCGGTATCGGACACATCACCATTTACGGACTGGGCAACTATGCTCAGGGCTTCAGAGAAACCGCTCCCACCCTTAACAGGTCGGTTACAGACTCCATCCGGGTTTCCAACCAGTTCATGGTGGGCTTGAGCGCCCTGGTTTCCACTTTTAACTACCTCAAACTCGGCCGGCTGGTCTGGCCTGTGGGTATCTTTCTGGCAGCCGGGTCAATCCTGGGCAGCTGGCTGATCCCCACCCTTACTGCTGGCAGAATTTCCTTCAGAGAGTACGTCGGGTACTTCGGTATTTTTGTCCTGGTCCTTGGTATCTATATGCTTTATGAAACCACTCCGGCCGGTCAGAAGAGAAAGAAAAAAGCCAAGGAAGCAGCCCAGGCCTTTGAAGCCACAATGAAGAAAAAGAGGGCCGGCGAAGCCGTAGATACCACTGAACTCGGCGTGAAAGTAATTTCCATGAACCTGAAAAAGGTCGCCTTCACCTTTTACGGTGTTGAATTCTCTTTTAATCCTATTTTTCCCATTGTGGGCGGATTTATCATCGCTGCCATTGCAGCCTTTCTGGGTGTCGGCGGCGGGTTCATGCTGGTGCCGTTTCTGACCAGCATTGCCGGTCTGCCCATGTATCTGGCTGCAGGCACATCAGCCATGGCCGTTCTCATCGGCATGATAACCAGTATCCTGAGCTATATGGTGGCCGGGGTTCTGGTTCACTGGCCCCTAATCGGAACCCAGCTGGTGGGCATTGTGGTCGGGTCCATGATTGGCCCCAGGACCTCTCAGTATATCCCTGACAAGGTCCTGACCAGGATCTTCATAGTTCTGGCCTTTTACGTAGGTCTTAACTTCATGGCCAGAGGTTTCATCGGCAAGGACCTTATCCAGCTCATTACCGGAGGCTAA
- a CDS encoding 4Fe-4S dicluster domain-containing protein, protein MSNYFIKIDQKRCISCKACEVHCKAKNKVPAGARFGQLISVGPVKKKDQPRYLTLFMPCFHCENPWCVSACPTGAMTKREQDGIVFVNQELCVGCKACIVACPWKIPQWDEVNGRAIKCDYCRDRVDQGLKPACVTGCTTHALSFIKPNEASSQTRLDYATQILLSEQERG, encoded by the coding sequence ATGAGTAACTATTTCATTAAAATCGATCAGAAAAGGTGCATCAGCTGCAAGGCCTGTGAAGTGCACTGCAAGGCCAAGAACAAGGTTCCTGCAGGAGCAAGGTTTGGCCAGTTGATTTCAGTAGGTCCGGTCAAAAAAAAGGATCAGCCCAGGTATCTGACCCTGTTCATGCCCTGTTTTCATTGTGAGAACCCCTGGTGCGTATCTGCCTGCCCCACCGGCGCTATGACCAAGCGAGAACAGGACGGAATTGTTTTTGTCAACCAGGAGCTCTGCGTGGGCTGCAAGGCCTGTATAGTAGCCTGTCCCTGGAAAATACCTCAATGGGACGAGGTCAACGGCCGGGCCATCAAGTGCGACTACTGCCGGGACCGGGTGGACCAGGGGTTAAAGCCTGCATGCGTAACCGGCTGCACCACTCACGCCCTTTCTTTTATCAAGCCCAATGAGGCATCGTCCCAGACCCGACTGGATTATGCCACCCAGATTCTTTTGTCTGAACAGGAAAGAGGTTAA
- a CDS encoding NADH-quinone oxidoreductase subunit N, producing the protein MVGLLSILFVQSISQRLKDKTEWVPYAAFAGAFIALFSFGQSDFMFYHSYKIDGLSQFFKFMIFLGLAICSANAIKNQSMGKANRADYFFFMFMSSFGLLLLSSTVELFTIYISLELASFSLYILLPLRNSDPRAVEGTIKYALFGAVATAIGLYGISYIIAGQHTTYIHALATMSWSFSEQPMALIGLGMFLLAFVYKLALFPFHFWAADVYQGASNETAAFAATLPKLGAIIVLVRLMAFNPGMEVKTMLAIFAALSMTIGNLAALNQRDIKRLLGYSSVSHAGFVMMGLVAGGSYGLAAASYYALVYMIMNLTIFWVITRLSDNGRNVYVNDLRGLYKSSPVLAFVLAVAAFALVGLPPTAGFTGKLFLLNSAWGEGFYWLVIVAAINTALAIYYYLNLVRHAYTLDQVVPAKINISPAGTSIAMALALGVLYLGLLPQNIFNLLLRAGNFLLY; encoded by the coding sequence ATGGTCGGGCTGCTGAGCATCCTGTTTGTGCAGAGTATAAGCCAAAGACTAAAGGACAAGACCGAGTGGGTGCCCTATGCAGCTTTTGCAGGTGCGTTCATTGCCTTGTTCTCCTTTGGCCAGTCAGACTTCATGTTCTATCACTCCTATAAAATTGACGGTCTTTCCCAGTTCTTCAAGTTCATGATTTTTCTGGGCCTAGCCATCTGCAGTGCCAACGCCATAAAAAACCAGTCCATGGGCAAGGCCAACCGGGCCGACTACTTCTTTTTCATGTTCATGAGCTCCTTTGGCCTGCTTCTCCTTTCCAGCACTGTTGAACTTTTCACCATATACATTTCTCTGGAACTGGCTTCATTCAGCCTGTATATTCTTCTGCCTTTACGCAACAGCGATCCCAGAGCAGTGGAAGGCACCATAAAATACGCCCTTTTCGGAGCCGTTGCTACAGCCATAGGACTTTACGGAATCTCCTATATCATTGCCGGACAGCACACCACTTACATTCATGCTTTGGCCACCATGAGCTGGTCCTTTTCTGAACAGCCCATGGCTTTGATCGGACTGGGAATGTTTCTGCTGGCCTTTGTGTATAAACTGGCCCTTTTCCCCTTTCATTTCTGGGCTGCCGACGTCTACCAGGGTGCCAGCAATGAAACCGCTGCTTTTGCCGCCACCCTGCCCAAACTGGGGGCCATTATTGTCCTGGTCAGGCTCATGGCCTTTAACCCTGGAATGGAAGTCAAGACAATGCTGGCCATCTTTGCAGCTCTTTCCATGACCATTGGCAACCTGGCCGCCCTGAACCAGAGGGACATCAAAAGACTTCTCGGCTATTCCAGTGTGTCCCACGCCGGTTTCGTCATGATGGGCCTGGTGGCCGGAGGGAGTTACGGCCTGGCTGCGGCCTCTTATTACGCCCTGGTCTACATGATAATGAATCTGACCATTTTCTGGGTCATAACCAGACTTTCGGACAATGGACGCAACGTATATGTCAACGATCTCAGGGGACTGTATAAAAGTTCACCGGTCCTGGCCTTTGTTCTGGCAGTGGCTGCCTTTGCCCTGGTAGGCCTGCCGCCTACTGCTGGGTTTACCGGCAAACTCTTCCTGCTTAATTCAGCCTGGGGCGAAGGTTTTTACTGGCTGGTCATTGTGGCAGCCATCAATACTGCATTGGCCATATACTATTATCTCAATCTGGTCCGTCACGCCTACACCCTGGATCAGGTTGTACCAGCAAAAATAAACATTTCTCCGGCCGGAACCTCCATTGCCATGGCTCTGGCCCTTGGAGTTCTGTACCTGGGTCTGCTCCCCCAGAACATCTTTAACCTGCTTTTACGGGCCGGCAATTTTCTTCTTTATTGA
- a CDS encoding complex I subunit 4 family protein translates to MNSSWPVLSTLIFFPLAASVLLVFIRRELAVRQVSLAVAFVQILLALPLLKFRLGYADFQFVELYSWIPHWNINYHIGIDGISFLMVLLTVLLLPFCVLCSWTYIGQRVKEFHICMLLMTAACIGVFVALDFVLFYIFWEVMLVPMFLLIAVWGGPEKKYASLKFFIYTLAGSTLLLVAIVAFYVAGGTFSIPELIAKDFSFRFQAWTFLAMALAFAIKVPMFPFHTWLPAAHVQAPTAGSVLLASVLLKMGTYGFIRFCLSMTPDASVYFAPLMIGISIASIIYGGLVALGQNDMKKLIAYSSVAHMGFVTLGIFVLNVRGLEGAVIQMINHGITTGALFMLVGAIYERSHSREIKDNMGIARFLPAYIFFFGLFSLSSLAFPGTNSFVGEALVLIGAFEHSLIIGLLAVPGALLAAAYMLRLLQKLAYGEPVVEKARQWKDLNFREWAYLLPLGVLVLYIGLAPTLALKTMTPSIEKVLGYIQASNDNITLEAEHQTSLAGLLEEKNLSLKE, encoded by the coding sequence ATGAATTCAAGCTGGCCGGTACTCAGCACCTTGATTTTCTTCCCCCTGGCTGCATCAGTTCTTCTGGTGTTCATCCGCAGGGAACTGGCAGTCCGCCAGGTGTCGCTGGCAGTGGCCTTTGTGCAAATTCTCCTGGCCCTGCCACTATTGAAATTCAGGCTGGGATATGCAGACTTCCAGTTTGTGGAGCTATATTCCTGGATACCCCATTGGAATATAAACTACCATATCGGGATTGACGGCATAAGCTTCCTTATGGTCCTGCTGACCGTCCTGCTTTTGCCCTTTTGTGTACTCTGCTCCTGGACTTACATTGGACAGCGGGTCAAAGAATTCCACATCTGCATGCTGCTCATGACTGCAGCCTGTATCGGAGTCTTTGTTGCCCTGGATTTTGTCCTGTTCTACATCTTTTGGGAAGTGATGCTGGTCCCCATGTTCCTGCTGATAGCAGTGTGGGGCGGCCCGGAAAAGAAATACGCTTCTCTGAAATTCTTCATCTACACCCTGGCCGGAAGTACTCTTCTGCTGGTAGCCATTGTCGCCTTTTACGTGGCAGGAGGCACCTTCTCCATTCCTGAACTAATTGCCAAGGACTTTTCATTCAGGTTTCAGGCCTGGACCTTTCTGGCCATGGCCCTGGCCTTTGCCATCAAAGTACCCATGTTTCCATTCCACACCTGGCTGCCGGCAGCTCACGTCCAGGCTCCCACAGCCGGCTCAGTCCTTCTGGCCTCTGTTCTGCTGAAAATGGGAACCTATGGATTCATCAGGTTCTGTCTGTCCATGACCCCTGATGCCAGCGTCTACTTTGCCCCCCTCATGATCGGGATCTCCATTGCCTCCATTATTTACGGCGGCTTGGTGGCCCTGGGACAGAACGACATGAAAAAGCTCATTGCTTATTCATCAGTCGCCCATATGGGGTTCGTAACTCTAGGCATATTTGTCCTCAACGTCCGCGGGCTGGAAGGCGCGGTTATCCAGATGATCAACCATGGCATTACCACCGGAGCACTGTTCATGCTGGTGGGAGCCATATACGAACGCAGCCACAGCCGGGAGATAAAGGATAACATGGGCATAGCCAGGTTTCTGCCAGCCTATATCTTCTTTTTTGGATTGTTTTCCCTGTCCTCCCTGGCCTTTCCAGGAACCAACAGCTTCGTAGGTGAAGCATTGGTCCTGATTGGAGCCTTTGAACACAGCCTGATCATTGGGCTTTTAGCGGTGCCTGGAGCCCTTCTGGCTGCAGCCTACATGCTGAGGCTACTGCAAAAACTGGCTTATGGAGAACCAGTGGTGGAAAAAGCCAGACAATGGAAAGACCTGAACTTCAGGGAGTGGGCCTATCTGCTTCCCCTGGGTGTACTGGTCCTGTACATCGGTCTGGCTCCGACCCTGGCCCTCAAGACTATGACTCCGTCCATTGAAAAAGTCCTGGGCTACATCCAGGCCAGCAATGATAATATTACCTTGGAAGCAGAGCATCAGACAAGTCTGGCCGGATTGCTGGAGGAAAAAAACTTGAGCCTAAAAGAGTGA